Proteins from a single region of Melanotaenia boesemani isolate fMelBoe1 chromosome 3, fMelBoe1.pri, whole genome shotgun sequence:
- the spryd3 gene encoding SPRY domain-containing protein 3, translating to MDDINLHYRFLNWRRRIREIRENEVRAVRYRERLKRMLRDGDILRYRGNADEVGCFVAARPLSKRNRYFEVTILDTGVRGMIAVGLVPQFYKLDHQPGWLPHSVAFHADDGKLYNGNTVGQQFGAKCSRGDRIGCGISLDSDDGQLTVFFTKNGHEVGSVDIPGSPDALYPAVGMHSLGEEVLLDLNAEWGGVEEDDGQMIVDSHEEYWSRLHDVKVTGTLLEYVGKGKSIVDVGLAQARRPLNTRFHYYELEITDAGEKCYIALGLARRDYPKNRHPGWSRGSIAYHADDGKLFNGSGVGDPFGPRCFEGDIMGCGIMFPRDFNLDGADDADDWELGVVSKPSEVQNELYANNEDDEEDEGEDIEGRKVMVFFTRNGKVVGKKEVALPVGGFYPTIGMMSTGEKVRVDLHPLSG from the exons ATGGACGACATAAACCTTCATTATCGCTTTCTGAACTGGAGGAGACGTATTCGAGAAATTCGAGAAAATGAAGTACGAGCAGTGCGATATCGGGAGCGACTCAAGAGGATGCTGAGAGATGGAGACATACTCAG GTATCGTGGGAATGCAGATGAAGTTGGCTGCTTCGTGGCAGCCAGACCGTTGTCAAAAAGGAACCGCTATTTTGAA GTGACTATCCTCGATACAGGAGTAAGGGGGATGATTGCTGTTGGTTTGGTGCCTCAGTTCTACAAACTGGACCATCAGCCAGGCTGGCTCCCACATTCTGTGGCTTTTCATGCCGACGATGGCAA GCTGTATAATGGCAACACTGTAGGGCAGCAGTTTGGTGCGAAATGCAGCAGAGGTGACAGAATCGGCTGTGGGATATCTTTGGACTCTGACGATGGACAGTTAACAGTATTTTTTACCAAGAACGGGCATGAA GTCGGCAGTGTTGACATCCCAGGCTCTCCTGATGCTCTTTACCCTGCAGTAGGGATGCACTCACTAGGGGAAGAAGTGCTTCTGGACTTGAATGCTGAATGGGGAGGAGTGGAGGAGGATGATGGACAAATGATAGTTGATAGCCATGAAGAGTACTGGAGCCGTCTTCATGACGTCAAAGTGACTGGCACG CTGCTGGAGTACGTTGGCAAAGGGAAGAGCATTGTGGACGTGGGCTTGGCTCAGGCCCGTCGACCTCTCAACACTCGCTTCCACTACTATGAGCTGGAGATCACAGATGCTGGAGAGAAATGTTACATTGCCCTGGGGCTGGCACGCAGG GACTACCCAAAAAATAGACATCCGGGTTGGAGCAGAGGATCTATAGCTTATCATGCAG ATGATGGAAAGTTATTCAACGGCAGCGGGGTTGGGGACCCGTTTGGACCCCGCTGCTTTGAAGGCGACATTATGGGCTGCGGTATCATGTTTCCTCGTGACTTTAACCTTGATGGTGCAG ATGACGCAGATGACTGGGAACTTGGTGTGGTTTCTAAGCCCAGTGAGGTTCAAAATGAATTGTATGCAAACAACGAAGATGACGAGGAGGACGAGGGAGAGGATATAGAGGGGAGGAAGGTCATG GTGTTTTTCACCCGAAATGGAAAGGTGGTGGGCAAGAAGGAAGTGGCTTTACCAGTTGGAGGTTTTTATCCCACTATTGGTATGATGAGCACTGGAGAAAAAGTCAGGGTGGACCTGCACCCCCTCAGTGGCTGA